One region of Haloprofundus salilacus genomic DNA includes:
- a CDS encoding polymer-forming cytoskeletal protein, whose product MNRNTRSVALVVLAVVVALAAVPGVATAITRSGDTVVVAEDETVDELNAFGGSVVVRGTVNGNVSALAGDVYVADTGRVGGNVAGAAGAVRIAGSVEGDVAGASGSLTLEEGSTVGGDVAAGTGSLTVAEGATVRGDLSAGAQTASINGTVEGDAEIDADEILLGSAAVIEGDLTYDGTLQRADGAVVNGTVEREDDLATAAPVGTDGPLIPGWTFAVYGLLLNLLLGAILLFVFPSFSQRVVLEAARSPGLSGGVGLLSVVVVPLVLLLLVLTLVGIPLALVGSVLFGLLVWVGGVYGRFAVGAVILAYTDREGEWVALLVGVLVVGLVVQIPVLGWVVNLAVGLVGLGALVLALSSGYRRRRAERTPTPDVGAVS is encoded by the coding sequence ATGAATCGAAACACCCGGTCGGTGGCGCTCGTCGTCCTCGCGGTTGTGGTCGCACTGGCGGCGGTTCCCGGCGTCGCCACGGCGATCACTCGGTCCGGCGACACGGTGGTCGTCGCCGAGGACGAGACGGTCGACGAACTCAACGCGTTCGGGGGCTCGGTCGTTGTGCGCGGGACAGTGAACGGGAACGTATCCGCACTCGCCGGTGACGTGTACGTCGCCGACACCGGTCGCGTCGGCGGAAACGTCGCCGGAGCGGCCGGTGCCGTCCGCATCGCCGGCAGTGTCGAGGGGGACGTCGCGGGCGCCTCCGGCAGTCTCACGCTCGAAGAGGGATCGACCGTCGGCGGCGACGTCGCCGCGGGGACCGGGAGTCTCACCGTCGCCGAGGGCGCGACCGTCCGCGGCGACCTCAGCGCCGGGGCGCAGACCGCCAGTATCAACGGCACTGTCGAGGGTGACGCCGAAATCGACGCAGACGAAATTCTCCTCGGGTCGGCAGCCGTGATCGAAGGCGACCTCACGTACGACGGGACGCTCCAACGCGCGGACGGTGCCGTCGTGAACGGCACGGTCGAACGCGAAGACGACCTCGCGACCGCCGCGCCGGTCGGCACCGACGGCCCGCTGATTCCGGGGTGGACGTTCGCCGTCTACGGTCTGCTGTTGAACCTGCTGCTGGGCGCTATCCTCCTTTTCGTCTTCCCGTCGTTCTCCCAGCGCGTGGTACTGGAGGCCGCGCGGAGCCCCGGCCTGTCGGGCGGCGTCGGTCTCCTCTCTGTCGTCGTCGTGCCGCTCGTGCTGCTACTACTCGTACTGACGCTCGTCGGCATCCCGTTGGCCCTCGTCGGGTCGGTGCTGTTCGGACTGCTCGTCTGGGTCGGCGGCGTGTACGGCCGGTTCGCCGTCGGCGCTGTGATTCTTGCCTACACCGACAGGGAAGGCGAGTGGGTCGCACTCCTGGTCGGCGTGCTCGTCGTCGGACTCGTCGTGCAGATTCCGGTCCTCGGGTGGGTAGTGAACCTCGCGGTCGGACTCGTCGGTCTCGGGGCACTCGTCTTGGCGCTCTCCTCGGGCTATCGCCGCCGTCGGGCCGAACGCACACCGACACCGGACGTCGGAGCCGTGTCGTGA
- a CDS encoding alpha/beta fold hydrolase has protein sequence MKLRRAVGGAALGIGAVAVANRMLTQGAGELEPALIGEQRTYRWRGMNVAYTEAGDPDDPDLVLLHGINAAGSSGEFREIFSELASEYHVVAPDLPGFGRSDRPPLRYSAALYEDFATEFLDEFDEPAVLASSLTASYVAAAARDAKASQLILVCPTTKAGPEPKQAIRELFRAPLVGTAAYNAITSRRSLRYFSADHGYYDASNLSDEWLSYQWRTTHQKNARFAPASFVSGYLNSEIDLGGTLADLDVPVTLVWGREADVTPLSDGRALADEADARLVVFDDAMLLPHVEHPDSFLRTVREELAETA, from the coding sequence ATGAAACTCCGACGAGCCGTCGGCGGTGCCGCGCTCGGTATCGGCGCAGTCGCGGTCGCGAACCGGATGCTCACGCAGGGCGCGGGCGAACTCGAACCGGCGCTCATCGGCGAGCAGCGGACGTATCGCTGGCGCGGGATGAACGTCGCCTATACCGAAGCGGGCGACCCCGACGACCCGGATCTCGTGCTGCTGCACGGCATCAACGCCGCCGGCTCCAGCGGCGAGTTTCGCGAAATCTTCTCGGAACTCGCGTCGGAGTACCACGTCGTCGCGCCCGACCTGCCCGGATTCGGCCGCTCGGACCGCCCACCGCTCCGCTACTCGGCGGCGCTGTACGAGGATTTCGCGACGGAGTTCCTTGACGAGTTCGACGAACCCGCGGTGCTCGCGTCGTCGCTCACGGCGTCGTACGTCGCCGCCGCGGCCCGCGACGCCAAGGCTTCGCAGTTGATTCTCGTCTGTCCCACGACGAAGGCCGGGCCGGAACCGAAGCAGGCGATTCGGGAACTGTTCCGTGCGCCGCTTGTCGGCACCGCGGCGTACAACGCCATCACCTCCCGGCGCTCGCTGCGGTACTTCAGCGCCGACCACGGCTACTACGACGCCTCGAACCTCTCCGACGAGTGGCTCAGCTACCAGTGGCGGACGACCCACCAGAAGAACGCCCGCTTCGCGCCCGCGTCGTTCGTCAGCGGCTACCTCAACTCGGAGATCGACCTCGGCGGGACGCTCGCGGACCTCGACGTTCCCGTGACGCTCGTCTGGGGCCGCGAGGCCGACGTGACGCCGCTTTCCGACGGGCGGGCGCTCGCCGACGAGGCCGACGCCCGACTCGTCGTCTTCGACGACGCAATGTTGCTGCCGCACGTCGAACACCCCGACTCGTTCCTCCGGACGGTGCGCGAAGAGCTCGCGGAGACGGCGTAA
- a CDS encoding glycosyltransferase family A protein — translation MASVILPTTTWTDSCESLAAQLGPEDELLVVCDRSTDPVASHDAPAGVRILVAGEPVRCSAKANALAYALERIGREQERIVLTDDDVPRDDEWLERMKSLGEEHGAASALPAFVGDGFWRLVEPFLLFVVTLAMWVANAPWGGGVTFRRDQLDIDAYISDLRRTVSDDDLLWEYLGDELTTPRSELTLVPVEGDARAVHDRFVRFVKIVTVPNPVESVVPLVSLALVTLGCLLAPFVAASALTAASYLTYRFFGIDRSTWLLAYPSALFVPLAFCYAVVVPTFRWNGRRYRWRSTFDVTVVD, via the coding sequence ATGGCGAGTGTTATTCTCCCGACGACGACGTGGACCGACTCCTGCGAGTCGCTCGCTGCCCAACTCGGCCCCGAGGACGAACTACTCGTCGTCTGCGACCGGTCGACAGACCCGGTGGCGAGCCACGACGCGCCCGCGGGCGTCCGCATTCTCGTCGCGGGTGAACCGGTCCGCTGCTCGGCGAAAGCCAACGCGCTGGCGTACGCGCTCGAACGCATCGGGCGAGAGCAGGAGCGAATCGTCCTCACTGACGACGACGTGCCGCGCGACGACGAGTGGCTAGAGCGAATGAAGTCGCTGGGCGAGGAGCACGGCGCGGCGTCGGCGCTTCCGGCGTTCGTCGGCGACGGCTTCTGGCGACTGGTCGAGCCGTTTCTCCTGTTCGTCGTCACGCTCGCGATGTGGGTGGCGAACGCGCCCTGGGGCGGCGGCGTCACCTTCCGGCGCGACCAACTGGACATCGACGCCTATATCTCCGATTTGCGCCGCACAGTCAGCGACGACGACCTGCTCTGGGAGTACCTCGGCGACGAACTGACGACGCCCCGCTCGGAACTGACGCTCGTGCCGGTCGAAGGAGACGCGAGGGCGGTTCACGACCGGTTCGTCCGGTTCGTCAAAATCGTCACTGTCCCGAACCCGGTGGAGAGCGTCGTCCCGCTCGTATCCCTCGCACTGGTCACGCTGGGCTGCCTCCTCGCACCGTTCGTCGCCGCTTCGGCGTTGACGGCGGCGTCGTACCTCACCTACCGATTCTTCGGTATCGACCGCTCGACGTGGCTGCTGGCGTATCCGTCGGCGCTGTTCGTCCCGCTGGCGTTCTGCTACGCGGTCGTCGTGCCGACGTTCCGGTGGAACGGCCGCCGCTATCGGTGGCGCTCGACGTTCGACGTGACCGTCGTCGACTGA
- the meaB gene encoding methylmalonyl Co-A mutase-associated GTPase MeaB, which yields MSRAEQSDLVDRLLDGDHRALARTISKIENRSPGYRELVSSLHEHTGDAEVIGVTGSPGAGKSTLVDKLAKTYRDRDETVGVIAVDPSSPYTGGSVLGDRIRMASNVGDMDVFFRSMSARGTLGGLSTATGDAVKALDAFGKDKIIVETVGAGQNEIDVVRTADTVVVLVQPGSGDDVQMLKAGILEIGDVFVVNKADMSGASKTVADLEEMIHLQGDPTANLDLGHHGAGGGFEKPEVADSPETSGKNGEGSDGDGEEAWTADVVETVATSGDGVDELIETLAEHRAYLERSGRLTEKARTRYAEEIRTLLREDTGTLLEDEIARRGGMESFVDAVVERETDPYTVADELVEPLRDCLDGGD from the coding sequence ATGAGTCGGGCCGAACAGTCAGACCTCGTCGACCGCCTCCTCGACGGCGACCACCGTGCGCTCGCGCGGACCATCTCGAAGATAGAGAACCGTTCGCCGGGCTACAGGGAGTTGGTCTCGTCGTTACACGAGCACACCGGCGACGCGGAGGTCATCGGCGTCACGGGCAGTCCGGGCGCAGGCAAGTCGACGCTCGTCGACAAACTCGCGAAGACGTATCGTGACAGAGACGAGACCGTCGGCGTCATCGCCGTTGACCCCTCCTCGCCGTACACCGGCGGCTCCGTCCTCGGCGACCGCATCCGGATGGCGTCGAACGTCGGCGACATGGACGTGTTCTTTCGGTCGATGAGCGCCCGCGGCACGCTCGGCGGCCTCTCGACCGCCACCGGCGACGCCGTCAAAGCGCTCGACGCGTTCGGTAAGGACAAAATCATCGTCGAGACGGTCGGCGCGGGCCAGAACGAAATCGACGTGGTGCGGACCGCCGACACCGTCGTCGTCCTCGTCCAGCCAGGCAGCGGCGACGACGTGCAGATGCTCAAAGCGGGGATTTTAGAGATCGGCGACGTGTTCGTCGTCAACAAAGCGGACATGAGCGGCGCGTCGAAAACCGTCGCGGACCTCGAAGAGATGATTCACCTCCAAGGCGACCCGACGGCGAACCTCGATCTGGGTCACCACGGGGCCGGCGGCGGGTTCGAGAAACCGGAGGTCGCCGACAGCCCCGAAACGAGCGGGAAGAACGGCGAGGGTAGCGACGGCGACGGGGAGGAGGCGTGGACTGCGGACGTGGTCGAGACGGTCGCCACCTCCGGCGACGGCGTCGACGAACTCATCGAAACGCTCGCGGAACACCGCGCGTATCTAGAACGGTCGGGGCGTCTCACCGAGAAGGCGCGGACGCGCTACGCCGAAGAGATTCGGACGCTCCTGCGCGAGGACACCGGCACGCTGCTAGAGGACGAAATCGCCCGTCGCGGCGGGATGGAGTCGTTCGTCGACGCCGTGGTCGAGCGGGAGACCGACCCGTACACCGTCGCCGACGAGTTGGTCGAGCCGCTCCGCGACTGTCTGGACGGCGGCGACTGA
- a CDS encoding cobalamin B12-binding domain-containing protein: MSADADQRAIRCLVAKVGLDGHDRGAHVIARAFRDAGFEVIYSGLHRAPDEIVQAAVQEDVDVLGISILSGAHNTLVPKVVDGLKEYGAFEDTLILVGGIVPDDDKQKLKEMGVAEVFGPGTPMADTIEFVRNNAPDRA; this comes from the coding sequence ATGAGCGCAGACGCAGACCAGAGAGCGATTCGGTGTCTCGTGGCGAAGGTCGGTCTCGACGGCCACGACCGCGGGGCGCACGTCATCGCGCGCGCCTTCCGCGACGCCGGATTCGAGGTCATCTACTCGGGACTCCACCGCGCCCCAGACGAAATCGTCCAGGCCGCCGTGCAGGAGGACGTCGACGTACTCGGCATCTCCATCCTCTCGGGCGCGCACAACACGCTCGTCCCGAAGGTCGTCGACGGCTTGAAGGAGTACGGCGCGTTCGAGGACACGCTCATCCTCGTCGGCGGCATCGTCCCCGACGACGACAAGCAGAAACTGAAGGAGATGGGCGTCGCCGAGGTGTTCGGGCCGGGGACGCCGATGGCCGACACCATCGAGTTCGTCCGGAACAACGCCCCCGACCGCGCATGA
- a CDS encoding RDD family protein — protein MKRPIAQLGTQKKAFGPRLEAFVIDAVLLAVIAGAFAGVGAAISTNVLVLVVVGALLLPPFYFVYMEAAYGQTYGKKYSNIVVVNKDGSDVGFVGSFARNLLRVVDSLPFFYLLGIALIYFTDDAQRVGDMVAKTVVVETE, from the coding sequence ATGAAAAGGCCGATAGCACAACTCGGAACACAGAAGAAAGCGTTCGGACCGCGGCTGGAAGCGTTCGTCATCGACGCCGTTCTGCTGGCGGTTATCGCCGGCGCGTTCGCCGGCGTCGGCGCGGCGATCAGCACGAACGTCCTCGTTCTGGTGGTGGTCGGCGCGTTGCTCCTCCCACCGTTCTACTTCGTCTACATGGAGGCCGCCTACGGACAGACGTACGGGAAGAAGTACTCGAACATCGTCGTTGTCAACAAAGACGGCAGCGACGTTGGCTTCGTCGGTTCGTTCGCCAGAAATCTGCTCCGGGTCGTCGACAGCCTCCCGTTCTTCTACCTGCTGGGCATCGCGCTCATCTACTTCACCGACGACGCCCAGCGCGTCGGCGACATGGTCGCGAAGACAGTCGTCGTGGAGACGGAGTGA
- a CDS encoding ZIP family metal transporter, with protein MVAVEELFVRIVGTNPVVQGLAGGVVIAVLNTLGALAVLVWRNPTERALDGALGFAAGVMLSASFTSLILPGIAIGGIVPVVVGILLGVAVLDRADSWVPHVHLVITGRVREDPGRGNPRTASVLLFIVAITLHNMPEGLAVGVSFGSGNIGNALALTLAIGIQNIPEGLAVSVAALNAGLSRYFYAALTGIRAGLVEIPLAVFGAWAVGIAEPILPYAMGFAAGGMLFVISDEIVPETHARGHERIATLGTMLGVVVMLYLDVTLG; from the coding sequence ATGGTCGCAGTCGAAGAACTATTCGTCCGGATAGTCGGAACGAACCCTGTCGTGCAGGGTCTCGCCGGCGGCGTCGTCATCGCGGTGCTCAACACGCTCGGGGCGCTCGCCGTGCTCGTCTGGAGAAATCCGACGGAGCGGGCGCTCGACGGCGCGCTCGGTTTCGCCGCGGGCGTGATGCTGTCGGCGAGTTTCACGAGTCTCATCCTCCCCGGCATCGCCATCGGCGGCATCGTTCCGGTCGTCGTCGGCATCCTCCTCGGCGTCGCCGTTCTCGACAGAGCCGACAGTTGGGTGCCGCACGTCCACCTCGTCATCACCGGCCGCGTCCGCGAGGACCCGGGGCGGGGGAACCCGCGGACGGCCTCCGTACTCCTGTTCATAGTCGCCATCACGCTGCACAACATGCCCGAAGGCCTCGCGGTTGGCGTCTCGTTCGGCTCGGGGAACATCGGCAACGCGCTGGCGCTGACGCTCGCCATCGGCATCCAGAACATCCCCGAGGGCCTCGCCGTCTCCGTCGCGGCGCTAAACGCGGGACTCAGTCGTTACTTCTACGCGGCGCTGACGGGCATCCGCGCCGGACTGGTCGAGATTCCGCTCGCCGTCTTCGGCGCGTGGGCCGTCGGCATCGCCGAACCCATACTTCCCTACGCGATGGGCTTTGCCGCCGGCGGGATGCTGTTCGTCATCAGCGACGAAATCGTCCCGGAGACGCACGCCCGTGGTCACGAGCGAATAGCGACGCTCGGGACAATGTTGGGGGTCGTGGTGATGCTGTATCTGGACGTAACGCTCGGGTGA
- a CDS encoding S9 family peptidase: METYDIERYLNVRSAGGGSFGPDGERIAFLMDTTGTSQVWSVGAPGEWPEQHTFFEERVTFVSWSPERPELVFGMDEGGNERQQLYLLDVTNGQITDLTAMPEAKHRWGGWSHDGERFAFTSNRRDESVFDVYVQGREEVGDDATLVHEGSGWLNVGGWSPDDDRLVVHEAYSNFDMDVSVLDLETGELEHVTPHEGNVRYQSVEWSPDGESLYLTTDRGTDTLHLARLDLETLEFTVVEDGGEWNLDGVAVDEDTGRIVYSRNVDGYTELSVGTLDGPDTIDPLPDPELPKGVAGGVSFGPDAERFAITATRSTDNTNVHVVDAETGETERWTRASTAGIPRDTFVEPELVHYPTFDGREIPAFFSLPERAGEASKTPVVVDIHGGPESQRRPSFNGVKQFLLNHGYAVFEPNVRGSAGYGKAYGHLDDVEKRMDSVKDIEAAVERLHDHPSVDPDRIVAMGGSYGGFMVLASVTEYSDLWAAAVDIVGIANFVTFLENTGEWRRELREAEYGSLEDDREFLESISPINQIERIEAPLFVLHGENDPRVPVGEAHQIVEQAREQGVPVRELIFEDEGHGFSKLENRKTAYAAIVEFLDEHVGSGA, encoded by the coding sequence ATGGAGACGTACGACATCGAGCGGTACCTCAACGTTCGGAGCGCGGGCGGGGGGTCGTTCGGTCCCGACGGCGAGCGCATCGCCTTCCTGATGGATACAACCGGTACGTCGCAGGTGTGGAGCGTCGGCGCGCCCGGTGAGTGGCCCGAACAGCACACGTTCTTCGAAGAGCGCGTCACGTTCGTCTCGTGGTCGCCGGAGCGCCCCGAACTCGTCTTCGGCATGGACGAGGGGGGCAACGAGCGCCAACAACTCTACCTGCTCGACGTGACTAACGGACAGATTACGGACCTCACCGCGATGCCGGAGGCCAAGCACCGCTGGGGCGGGTGGAGCCACGACGGCGAGCGTTTCGCGTTCACCTCGAACCGCCGCGACGAGTCCGTCTTCGACGTGTACGTCCAAGGACGCGAGGAAGTCGGCGACGACGCAACGCTCGTCCACGAGGGTAGCGGCTGGCTCAACGTCGGTGGCTGGTCGCCCGACGACGACCGACTCGTCGTCCACGAGGCGTACTCGAACTTCGACATGGACGTCTCCGTACTCGACCTCGAAACCGGCGAACTGGAGCACGTCACGCCCCACGAGGGCAACGTCCGCTACCAGAGCGTCGAGTGGTCGCCCGACGGCGAGAGCCTCTATCTCACCACCGACCGCGGCACCGACACGCTCCACCTCGCTCGTCTGGACCTCGAAACGCTCGAGTTCACCGTTGTCGAGGACGGCGGCGAGTGGAACCTCGACGGCGTCGCCGTCGACGAGGACACCGGCCGAATCGTCTACTCGCGCAACGTCGACGGCTACACCGAACTCTCCGTCGGCACTCTCGACGGTCCCGACACCATCGACCCGCTCCCCGACCCCGAGCTGCCGAAGGGCGTCGCCGGCGGCGTCAGCTTCGGTCCCGACGCCGAGCGGTTCGCTATCACAGCCACGCGCAGCACCGACAACACGAACGTCCACGTCGTCGACGCGGAGACGGGCGAGACCGAGCGCTGGACCCGCGCGTCGACGGCGGGTATCCCCCGCGACACGTTCGTCGAACCCGAACTCGTCCACTACCCGACGTTCGACGGCCGCGAGATTCCGGCGTTCTTCTCGCTGCCCGAGCGCGCCGGCGAGGCGTCGAAGACGCCCGTCGTCGTCGACATCCACGGCGGTCCCGAGTCCCAACGCCGCCCCTCGTTCAACGGCGTCAAGCAGTTCCTGCTCAACCACGGCTACGCCGTCTTCGAGCCGAACGTCCGCGGGTCGGCGGGCTACGGGAAGGCCTACGGCCACCTCGACGACGTGGAGAAGCGGATGGATTCGGTGAAAGATATCGAGGCGGCCGTCGAGCGGCTCCACGACCACCCCTCCGTCGACCCGGACCGAATCGTCGCCATGGGCGGCTCCTACGGCGGGTTCATGGTACTCGCGTCGGTGACGGAGTACTCCGATCTGTGGGCCGCCGCTGTCGACATCGTCGGCATCGCGAACTTTGTCACGTTCCTCGAAAACACCGGCGAGTGGCGGCGCGAACTCCGCGAAGCCGAGTACGGCAGCCTCGAAGACGACCGGGAGTTCCTCGAATCAATCTCGCCCATCAACCAGATCGAGCGCATCGAAGCGCCGCTGTTCGTCCTCCACGGCGAGAACGATCCGCGCGTCCCCGTCGGCGAAGCCCACCAGATAGTCGAGCAGGCGCGCGAGCAGGGCGTGCCGGTGCGTGAACTCATCTTCGAGGACGAGGGGCACGGCTTCTCGAAGCTTGAAAACCGAAAGACGGCGTACGCCGCAATCGTGGAGTTCCTCGACGAACACGTCGGGTCGGGTGCCTGA